The following are encoded together in the Glycine max cultivar Williams 82 chromosome 8, Glycine_max_v4.0, whole genome shotgun sequence genome:
- the CDPK gene encoding calcium-dependent protein kinase SK5 yields MAAKSSSSSTTTNVVTLKAAWVLPQRTQNIREVYEVGRKLGQGQFGTTFECTRRASGGKFACKSIPKRKLLCKEDYEDVWREIQIMHHLSEHANVVRIEGTYEDSTAVHLVMELCEGGELFDRIVQKGHYSERQAARLIKTIVEVVEACHSLGVMHRDLKPENFLFDTIDEDAKLKATDFGLSVFYKPGESFCDVVGSPYYVAPEVLRKLYGPESDVWSAGVILYILLSGVPPFWAESEPGIFRQILLGKLDFHSEPWPSISDSAKDLIRKMLDQNPKTRLTAHEVLRHPWIVDDNIAPDKPLDSAVLSRLKQFSAMNKLKKMALRVIAERLSEEEIGGLKELFKMIDTDNSGTITFDELKDGLKRVGSELMESEIKDLMDAADIDKSGTIDYGEFIAATVHLNKLEREENLVSAFSYFDKDGSGYITLDEIQQACKDFGLDDIHIDDMIKEIDQDNDGQIDYGEFAAMMRKGNGGIGRRTMRKTLNLRDALGLVDNGSNQVIEGYFK; encoded by the exons ATGGCTGCGAAATCTAGTTCGAGTTCGACAACAACAAACGTGGTGACTCTGAAGGCGGCGTGGGTTCTCCCGCAGCGCACGCAGAACATCCGTGAGGTGTACGAGGTTGGGCGGAAGCTCGGGCAGGGCCAATTCGGGACCACCTTCGAGTGCACGCGCCGTGCGAGTGGTGGGAAGTTCGCGTGCAAGTCGATTCCGAAGCGGAAGCTGCTGTGCAAGGAGGACTACGAGGACGTGTGGCGGGAGATTCAGATAATGCACCACTTGTCGGAACACGCCAACGTTGTCCGCATCGAAGGGACGTACGAGGATTCCACGGCCGTGCACCTGGTCATGGAGTTGTGCGAGGGTGGAGAGTTGTTTGACAGGATCGTGCAGAAGGGACACTACAGCGAGAGACAGGCGGCGAGGTTGATAAAGACGATTGTTGAGGTTGTTGAGGCGTGTCACTCGCTAGGGGTCATGCATAGGGACCTTAAGCCTGAGAATTTCTTGTTTGATACCATTGATGAGGATGCTAAGCTTAAGGCCACCGATTTCGGCTTGTCTGTTTTTTACAAGCCTG GTGAATCCTTTTGTGATGTTGTCGGGAGCCCATACTATGTCGCACCAGAGGTCTTGCGCAAGCTCTATGGACCTGAATCAGATGTTTGGAGTGCAGGGGTTATTCTGTACATCTTATTAAGTGGGGTGCCACCATTTTGGGCCG AATCTGAACCGGGGATCTTCCGACAGATTTTACTAGGAAAACTTGATTTTCATTCTGAGCCTTGGCCTAGCATTTCAGACAGTGCCAAGGATCTAATTCGGAAAATGCTTGATCAAAATCCAAAAACAAGGCTTACAGCACATGAAGTACTCC GCCACCCATGGATTGTTGATGACAACATTGCACCTGATAAACCTCTTGATTCTGCAGTTTTATCACGTCTGAAACAATTCTCTGCCatgaataaattgaaaaagatggCATTGCGT GTTATTGCTGAGAGGCTATCTGAAGAAGAAATTGGTGGACTGAAAGAGTTATTCAAGATGATTGACACAGACAACAGTGGAACCATAACGTTTGATGAGTTAAAAGATGGTTTGAAGCGAGTAGGATCTGAACTTATGGAGTCTGAAATCAAGGATCTTATGGATGCT GCGGATATTGATAAAAGTGGGACAATTGATTATGGTGAATTCATTGCTGCCACTGTCCATTTAAATAAGCTGGAGAGAGAGGAAAACCTAGTGTCGGCCTTCTCCTATTTTGACAAAGATGGCAGTGGTTACATAACCCTTGATGAGATACAACAAGCTTGTAAGGACTTTGGTTTAGATGATATCCATATTGACGACATGATCAAGGAAATTGATCAAGATAAC GATGGGCAAATAGATTATGGGGAATTTGCTGCCATGATGAGAAAAGGCAATGGAGGAATTGGGAGGCGAACTATGAGAAAAACACTAAATTTAAGAGATGCTCTTGGATTAGTAGACAATGGGTCCAATCAAGTTATTGAGGGCTACTTTAAGTAA
- the CDPK gene encoding calcium-dependent protein kinase SK5 isoform X1, giving the protein MAAKSSSSSTTTNVVTLKAAWVLPQRTQNIREVYEVGRKLGQGQFGTTFECTRRASGGKFACKSIPKRKLLCKEDYEDVWREIQIMHHLSEHANVVRIEGTYEDSTAVHLVMELCEGGELFDRIVQKGHYSERQAARLIKTIVEVVEACHSLGVMHRDLKPENFLFDTIDEDAKLKATDFGLSVFYKPGESFCDVVGSPYYVAPEVLRKLYGPESDVWSAGVILYILLSGVPPFWAGNYLLFICSIIIIFVVSSLILLICILLPSESEPGIFRQILLGKLDFHSEPWPSISDSAKDLIRKMLDQNPKTRLTAHEVLRHPWIVDDNIAPDKPLDSAVLSRLKQFSAMNKLKKMALRVIAERLSEEEIGGLKELFKMIDTDNSGTITFDELKDGLKRVGSELMESEIKDLMDAADIDKSGTIDYGEFIAATVHLNKLEREENLVSAFSYFDKDGSGYITLDEIQQACKDFGLDDIHIDDMIKEIDQDNDGQIDYGEFAAMMRKGNGGIGRRTMRKTLNLRDALGLVDNGSNQVIEGYFK; this is encoded by the exons ATGGCTGCGAAATCTAGTTCGAGTTCGACAACAACAAACGTGGTGACTCTGAAGGCGGCGTGGGTTCTCCCGCAGCGCACGCAGAACATCCGTGAGGTGTACGAGGTTGGGCGGAAGCTCGGGCAGGGCCAATTCGGGACCACCTTCGAGTGCACGCGCCGTGCGAGTGGTGGGAAGTTCGCGTGCAAGTCGATTCCGAAGCGGAAGCTGCTGTGCAAGGAGGACTACGAGGACGTGTGGCGGGAGATTCAGATAATGCACCACTTGTCGGAACACGCCAACGTTGTCCGCATCGAAGGGACGTACGAGGATTCCACGGCCGTGCACCTGGTCATGGAGTTGTGCGAGGGTGGAGAGTTGTTTGACAGGATCGTGCAGAAGGGACACTACAGCGAGAGACAGGCGGCGAGGTTGATAAAGACGATTGTTGAGGTTGTTGAGGCGTGTCACTCGCTAGGGGTCATGCATAGGGACCTTAAGCCTGAGAATTTCTTGTTTGATACCATTGATGAGGATGCTAAGCTTAAGGCCACCGATTTCGGCTTGTCTGTTTTTTACAAGCCTG GTGAATCCTTTTGTGATGTTGTCGGGAGCCCATACTATGTCGCACCAGAGGTCTTGCGCAAGCTCTATGGACCTGAATCAGATGTTTGGAGTGCAGGGGTTATTCTGTACATCTTATTAAGTGGGGTGCCACCATTTTGGGCCGGTAATTATTTGCTATTTATATGTTCAATTATCATCATATTTGTGGTTTCTTCATTGATATTACTGATCTGCATATTATTACCTTCAGAATCTGAACCGGGGATCTTCCGACAGATTTTACTAGGAAAACTTGATTTTCATTCTGAGCCTTGGCCTAGCATTTCAGACAGTGCCAAGGATCTAATTCGGAAAATGCTTGATCAAAATCCAAAAACAAGGCTTACAGCACATGAAGTACTCC GCCACCCATGGATTGTTGATGACAACATTGCACCTGATAAACCTCTTGATTCTGCAGTTTTATCACGTCTGAAACAATTCTCTGCCatgaataaattgaaaaagatggCATTGCGT GTTATTGCTGAGAGGCTATCTGAAGAAGAAATTGGTGGACTGAAAGAGTTATTCAAGATGATTGACACAGACAACAGTGGAACCATAACGTTTGATGAGTTAAAAGATGGTTTGAAGCGAGTAGGATCTGAACTTATGGAGTCTGAAATCAAGGATCTTATGGATGCT GCGGATATTGATAAAAGTGGGACAATTGATTATGGTGAATTCATTGCTGCCACTGTCCATTTAAATAAGCTGGAGAGAGAGGAAAACCTAGTGTCGGCCTTCTCCTATTTTGACAAAGATGGCAGTGGTTACATAACCCTTGATGAGATACAACAAGCTTGTAAGGACTTTGGTTTAGATGATATCCATATTGACGACATGATCAAGGAAATTGATCAAGATAAC GATGGGCAAATAGATTATGGGGAATTTGCTGCCATGATGAGAAAAGGCAATGGAGGAATTGGGAGGCGAACTATGAGAAAAACACTAAATTTAAGAGATGCTCTTGGATTAGTAGACAATGGGTCCAATCAAGTTATTGAGGGCTACTTTAAGTAA
- the LOC100793117 gene encoding VQ motif-containing protein 31 produces the protein MRMEKPPIHGAAASDCKPLTTFVQTNSDAFREVVQRLTGPSEASAAKEGDATKVATVKRNTSKLHERKKYMKPKLEIVKPTFNYRTGASFPPSPGSGSSSLLPSPTTPSTLFSQLKINLEDEKKEESVNTAEEEEEKAIKERRFYLHPSPRAKPGYTEPELLNLFPLASRNASEKV, from the coding sequence ATGAGAATGGAGAAGCCACCAATCCACGGTGCAGCAGCATCAGATTGCAAACCACTAACCACCTTTGTTCAGACAAACTCAGATGCATTCAGGGAAGTAGTACAACGTTTAACAGGTCCCTCAGAAGCAAGTGCAGCAAAAGAAGGAGATGCAACAAAGGTTGCAACTGTGAAAAGGAACACATCAAAACttcatgagagaaaaaaatacatgaagcCAAAACTTGAGATTGTTAAACCCACTTTTAATTATAGAACAGGTGCAAGTTTTCCTCCAAGCCCTGGATCAGGGAGTTCAAGCCTTCTTCCAAGCCCCACCACCCCTTCAACACTGTTCTCTCagttgaaaattaatttggaagatgaaaagaaagaagagtcaGTGAACAcagcagaagaagaagaggagaaaGCAATCAAAGAGAGGAGATTTTATTTGCATCCATCACCAAGGGCTAAACCAGGTTATACTGAGCCAGAGTTGCTTAATTTGTTTCCTCTGGCATCTCGTAATGCAAGTGAGAAAGTATAA